Proteins encoded together in one Pseudomonadota bacterium window:
- the ftsY gene encoding signal recognition particle-docking protein FtsY → MSANSWSDRLRLGFSKTSSRLTGNLAGILGAGRLTDTALDDIEDALIVSDLGPSTAARIRDKLATEKFDRDVTEDDIRAVVEREIAAILGEVAEPLEIDAFPRPQVILVIGVNGSGKTTTIAKLAHLFQEEDYGVMLAAGDTFRAAAIGQLKIWAERLDVPIVTGPEGGDAASIVFDAVKQATETGIDVLIVDTAGRLQNKRELMDELAKVRRVLGRLNPAAPHDVVLVLDATNGQNALSQIETFKEVAGVSGLIMTKLDGTARGGVLVAAAEKFDMPIHAIGVGEQIDDLRPFDPGFLAKILAGTI, encoded by the coding sequence ATGAGTGCGAATAGCTGGAGCGACAGGCTCCGTCTCGGGTTCAGCAAGACCAGCAGCAGGCTGACCGGTAATCTGGCCGGTATATTGGGCGCGGGTCGTCTGACCGATACAGCGCTCGACGATATTGAGGACGCGCTGATCGTTTCCGATCTCGGCCCCAGCACCGCAGCGCGCATCCGCGACAAGCTGGCGACCGAGAAATTCGATCGCGACGTTACCGAAGACGATATCCGCGCCGTAGTCGAACGCGAGATTGCCGCGATCCTGGGTGAAGTCGCCGAGCCGCTGGAAATCGACGCCTTCCCGCGGCCGCAGGTGATCCTGGTGATCGGCGTCAATGGCTCGGGCAAGACCACCACCATCGCCAAGCTGGCGCATCTGTTTCAGGAAGAAGATTATGGCGTGATGCTGGCCGCGGGCGACACCTTCCGCGCCGCCGCTATCGGTCAGTTGAAAATCTGGGCCGAGCGTCTTGATGTGCCGATTGTCACCGGCCCCGAAGGCGGCGATGCGGCGAGCATTGTCTTTGATGCGGTGAAACAGGCGACCGAGACCGGCATTGACGTGCTGATCGTCGACACCGCCGGGCGGCTGCAGAACAAGCGCGAGCTGATGGACGAGCTAGCCAAGGTGCGTCGCGTCCTCGGTCGGCTCAATCCGGCGGCACCACATGATGTGGTGCTGGTGCTCGATGCTACCAATGGCCAGAATGCGCTGTCGCAGATCGAAACCTTCAAGGAAGTCGCGGGCGTTAGCGGCCTGATCATGACCAAGCTGGACGGCACCGCGCGCGGCGGTGTGCTGGTCGCGGCTGCGGAGAAATTCGACATGCCGATCCATGCCATTGGCGTCGGCGAACAGATTGATGACCTGCGGCCC